A stretch of Mastacembelus armatus chromosome 1, fMasArm1.2, whole genome shotgun sequence DNA encodes these proteins:
- the LOC113128173 gene encoding oxysterol-binding protein 1-like isoform X3: MSEPKPPSPPSGDTYKGWLFKWTNYIKGYQRRWFVLSNGLLSYYRTQAEMGHTCRGTINLATANIAVEDSCNFVISNGGAQTYHLKASSEVERQRWITALELAKAKAIHMQAESDDSGDEGPMVPPSSGQGGGCRNSEIQSTLRTLNSKVEDLSTCNDLIVKHGSALQRSLSELEGIRVGGDMGEKIRQVTERATLFRITSNAMINACRDFLSLAQTHSKRWQKALQTEREQRIRLEETLEQLAKQHNHLERAFRGATVLPPSFSNPTLGNKGGVSGKGDASDEDDDNEFFDAMEDPAEFITVPADPKYHRRSGSNVSGISSETGMDDQSVNFDELSLTSNPESPQPLDIEPVRQRRTRIPDKPNYYLNLWSIMKNCIGKELSKIPMPVNFNEPLSMLQRLSEDLEYYELLDKAAKCQSSLEQMCYVAAFTVSSYSTTVNRTGKPFNPLLGETFELDRLRECGYRSLCEQVSHHPPAAAHHATSEKGWSLRQEITLASKFRGKYFSIMPLGSIQCMFDKSKNHYSWKKVTTTVHNIIVGKLWIDQSGEIDVVNHRTGDRCHLKFVPYSYFSRDVPRKVTGVVTDKDGKAHYVLSGTWDEKMEFSRVMQSSKGENGTEGKQRTVYQTLKAKEIWRNNPLPEGAENMYYFSSLALTLNEPEEGVAPTDSRRRPDQRLMEEGRWDEANTEKQRLEEKQRTVRREREREALKAASSPEEDEAQETGTEASEVSDESAHQDNYQALWFEQIDDPISGEKMHVYKGGYWEAKEQGSWDMCPDIF; encoded by the exons ATGTCAGAGCCGAAGCCCCCCAGTCCACCCTCTGGAGACACATACAAGGGTTGGCTCTTCAAATGGACTAACTACATAAAAGGGTACCAGAGACGCTGGTTTGTTCTGAGCAATGGACTGTTGTCTTATTATAG GACCCAGGCAGAGATGGGTCATACATGCCGTGGCACAATCAACTTGGCCACAGCCAATATTGCTGTGGAGGACTCATGCAATTTTGTCATTTCCAATGGTGGGGCACAGACCTACCACCTGAAGGCTAGCTCAGAAGTAGAGCGTCAGCGATGGATCACTGCTCTGGAGCTTGCCAAGGCGAAGGCCATCCACATGCAGGCTGAATCCg ATGACTCAGGGGATGAGGGTCCCATGGTACCCCCCAGCTCAGGGCAGGGTGGAGGCTGCCGTAACTCAGAAATCCAGTCCACACTACGTACATTAAACAGCAAGGTGGAGGACCTGAGTACTTGCAATGATCTCATTGTCAAGCATGGGTCTGCTCTCCAAAG GTCTTTATCAGAACTGGAGGGGATTCGTGTTGGAGGGGACATGGGGGAAAAGATAAGACAAGTTACAGAGAGGGCCACACTCTTCCGAATTACTTCTAATGCCATGATCAAT GCATGTAGAGACTTCCTCTCCCTGGCTCAGACACACAGTAAGCGCTGGCAGAAGGCCTTACAGACTGAAAGAGAACAGAGGATACGGCTGGAGGAGACACTGGAGCAGCTGGCCAAACAGCACAACCACTTGGAAAGAGCTTTTAGAGGCGCTACAGTTCTCCCCCCGTCATTCAGCAATCCCACCTTAGGTAACAAAG GTGGGGTTTCAGGAAAAGGTGATGCcagtgatgaggatgatgacaaTGAGTTTTTTGATGCTATGGAAGACCCAGCAGAGTTTATTACTGTCCCTGCTGACCCCAAGTATCACAG gaGATCTGGCAGCAATGTAAGTGGGATCAGCAGCGAGACTGGAATGGATGATCAGTCGGTAAAT TTTGACGAACTGTCTTTGACATCCAATCCGGAGTCTCCGCAGCCTCTTGACATAGAGCCAGTTAGACAAAGACGGACTCGTATCCCTGACAAGCCCAACTATTACCTCAATCTGTGGAGCATCATGAAGAACTGCATTGGAAAGGAGCTGTCAAAGATACCAATGCCT GTGAATTTCAATGAGCCCCTCTCAATGCTGCAACGTCTGTCCGAAGACCTGGAATACTATGAGCTGCTAGATAAGGCTGCTAAGTGTCAGAGCTCTCTAGAGCAGATGTGTTATGTGGCTGCTTTCACAGTCTCTTCCTACTCCACCACTGTTAACCGCACAGGAAAACCCTTCAATCCCTTGCTGGGAGAAACTTTTGAGCTTGATCGGCTGAGAGAGTGCGGCTACCGCTCCCTGTGTGAACAG GTGAGTCACcatccacctgctgcagctcaccACGCCACCTCTGAAAAGGGCTGGTCTCTGAGACAGGAAATTACTCTAGCCAGCAAGTTTAGAGGAAAATATTTCTCTATCATGCCCTTag GTTCTATCCAGTGTATGtttgacaaaagcaaaaatcacTACTCTTGGAAAAAAGTGACTACAACAGTACACAACATTATTGTGGGGAAATTATGGATTGATCAG TCAGGGGAGATAGATGTGGTGAACCACAGAACAGGAGATCGCTGCCACCTCAAGTTTGTGCCCTACAGTTATTTTTCCAGAGACGTACCAAGAAAG GTAACAGGAGTAGTAACAGATAAAGATGGAAAAGCCCATTATGTGCTGTCAGGAACTTGGGATGAGAAGATGGAGTTTTCCAGGGTAATGCAGAGTAGTAAGGGCGAGAATGGCACTGAAGGCAAACAGAGGACTGTATATCAGACCCTCAAAGCCAAAGAAATCTGGAGAAACAACCCTTTACC AGAGGGAGCAGAGAACATGTATTACTTCTCTTCACTGGCCTTGACACTCAACGAACCTGAAGAGGGAGTGGCACCAACAGACAGTCGAAGACGCCCTGATCAGCGATTAATGGAGGAAGGCCGCTGGGATGAGGCTaatacagagaaacagaggcTGGAGGAAAAACAGCGCACCGTCCGTCGAGAAAGGGAAAGGGAAGCTCTTAAAGCAGCAAGCTCACCCGAGGAAG ATGAAGCACAGGAGACTGGCACAGAAGCAAGTGAGGTTTCTGATGAAA GCGCCCATCAAGACAACTACCAAGCACTCTGGTTTGAGCAGATAGATGATCCCATATCCGGAGAGAAAATGCATGTCTACAAGGGCGGTTACTGGGAGGCAAAGGAGCAAGGCAGCTGGGACATGTGCCCTGATATCTTCTGA
- the LOC113128173 gene encoding oxysterol-binding protein 1-like isoform X4 has protein sequence MSEPKPPSPPSGDTYKGWLFKWTNYIKGYQRRWFVLSNGLLSYYRTQAEMGHTCRGTINLATANIAVEDSCNFVISNGGAQTYHLKASSEVERQRWITALELAKAKAIHMQAESDDSGDEGPMVPPSSGQGGGCRNSEIQSTLRTLNSKVEDLSTCNDLIVKHGSALQRSLSELEGIRVGGDMGEKIRQVTERATLFRITSNAMINACRDFLSLAQTHSKRWQKALQTEREQRIRLEETLEQLAKQHNHLERAFRGATVLPPSFSNPTLGNKGGVSGKGDASDEDDDNEFFDAMEDPAEFITVPADPKYHRRSGSNVSGISSETGMDDQSVNFDELSLTSNPESPQPLDIEPVRQRRTRIPDKPNYYLNLWSIMKNCIGKELSKIPMPVNFNEPLSMLQRLSEDLEYYELLDKAAKCQSSLEQMCYVAAFTVSSYSTTVNRTGKPFNPLLGETFELDRLRECGYRSLCEQVSHHPPAAAHHATSEKGWSLRQEITLASKFRGKYFSIMPLGSIQCMFDKSKNHYSWKKVTTTVHNIIVGKLWIDQSGEIDVVNHRTGDRCHLKFVPYSYFSRDVPRKVTGVVTDKDGKAHYVLSGTWDEKMEFSRVMQSSKGENGTEGKQRTVYQTLKAKEIWRNNPLPEGAENMYYFSSLALTLNEPEEGVAPTDSRRRPDQRLMEEGRWDEANTEKQRLEEKQRTVRREREREALKAASSPEEGAHQDNYQALWFEQIDDPISGEKMHVYKGGYWEAKEQGSWDMCPDIF, from the exons ATGTCAGAGCCGAAGCCCCCCAGTCCACCCTCTGGAGACACATACAAGGGTTGGCTCTTCAAATGGACTAACTACATAAAAGGGTACCAGAGACGCTGGTTTGTTCTGAGCAATGGACTGTTGTCTTATTATAG GACCCAGGCAGAGATGGGTCATACATGCCGTGGCACAATCAACTTGGCCACAGCCAATATTGCTGTGGAGGACTCATGCAATTTTGTCATTTCCAATGGTGGGGCACAGACCTACCACCTGAAGGCTAGCTCAGAAGTAGAGCGTCAGCGATGGATCACTGCTCTGGAGCTTGCCAAGGCGAAGGCCATCCACATGCAGGCTGAATCCg ATGACTCAGGGGATGAGGGTCCCATGGTACCCCCCAGCTCAGGGCAGGGTGGAGGCTGCCGTAACTCAGAAATCCAGTCCACACTACGTACATTAAACAGCAAGGTGGAGGACCTGAGTACTTGCAATGATCTCATTGTCAAGCATGGGTCTGCTCTCCAAAG GTCTTTATCAGAACTGGAGGGGATTCGTGTTGGAGGGGACATGGGGGAAAAGATAAGACAAGTTACAGAGAGGGCCACACTCTTCCGAATTACTTCTAATGCCATGATCAAT GCATGTAGAGACTTCCTCTCCCTGGCTCAGACACACAGTAAGCGCTGGCAGAAGGCCTTACAGACTGAAAGAGAACAGAGGATACGGCTGGAGGAGACACTGGAGCAGCTGGCCAAACAGCACAACCACTTGGAAAGAGCTTTTAGAGGCGCTACAGTTCTCCCCCCGTCATTCAGCAATCCCACCTTAGGTAACAAAG GTGGGGTTTCAGGAAAAGGTGATGCcagtgatgaggatgatgacaaTGAGTTTTTTGATGCTATGGAAGACCCAGCAGAGTTTATTACTGTCCCTGCTGACCCCAAGTATCACAG gaGATCTGGCAGCAATGTAAGTGGGATCAGCAGCGAGACTGGAATGGATGATCAGTCGGTAAAT TTTGACGAACTGTCTTTGACATCCAATCCGGAGTCTCCGCAGCCTCTTGACATAGAGCCAGTTAGACAAAGACGGACTCGTATCCCTGACAAGCCCAACTATTACCTCAATCTGTGGAGCATCATGAAGAACTGCATTGGAAAGGAGCTGTCAAAGATACCAATGCCT GTGAATTTCAATGAGCCCCTCTCAATGCTGCAACGTCTGTCCGAAGACCTGGAATACTATGAGCTGCTAGATAAGGCTGCTAAGTGTCAGAGCTCTCTAGAGCAGATGTGTTATGTGGCTGCTTTCACAGTCTCTTCCTACTCCACCACTGTTAACCGCACAGGAAAACCCTTCAATCCCTTGCTGGGAGAAACTTTTGAGCTTGATCGGCTGAGAGAGTGCGGCTACCGCTCCCTGTGTGAACAG GTGAGTCACcatccacctgctgcagctcaccACGCCACCTCTGAAAAGGGCTGGTCTCTGAGACAGGAAATTACTCTAGCCAGCAAGTTTAGAGGAAAATATTTCTCTATCATGCCCTTag GTTCTATCCAGTGTATGtttgacaaaagcaaaaatcacTACTCTTGGAAAAAAGTGACTACAACAGTACACAACATTATTGTGGGGAAATTATGGATTGATCAG TCAGGGGAGATAGATGTGGTGAACCACAGAACAGGAGATCGCTGCCACCTCAAGTTTGTGCCCTACAGTTATTTTTCCAGAGACGTACCAAGAAAG GTAACAGGAGTAGTAACAGATAAAGATGGAAAAGCCCATTATGTGCTGTCAGGAACTTGGGATGAGAAGATGGAGTTTTCCAGGGTAATGCAGAGTAGTAAGGGCGAGAATGGCACTGAAGGCAAACAGAGGACTGTATATCAGACCCTCAAAGCCAAAGAAATCTGGAGAAACAACCCTTTACC AGAGGGAGCAGAGAACATGTATTACTTCTCTTCACTGGCCTTGACACTCAACGAACCTGAAGAGGGAGTGGCACCAACAGACAGTCGAAGACGCCCTGATCAGCGATTAATGGAGGAAGGCCGCTGGGATGAGGCTaatacagagaaacagaggcTGGAGGAAAAACAGCGCACCGTCCGTCGAGAAAGGGAAAGGGAAGCTCTTAAAGCAGCAAGCTCACCCGAGGAAG GCGCCCATCAAGACAACTACCAAGCACTCTGGTTTGAGCAGATAGATGATCCCATATCCGGAGAGAAAATGCATGTCTACAAGGGCGGTTACTGGGAGGCAAAGGAGCAAGGCAGCTGGGACATGTGCCCTGATATCTTCTGA
- the LOC113128173 gene encoding oxysterol-binding protein 1-like isoform X2, which produces MSEPKPPSPPSGDTYKGWLFKWTNYIKGYQRRWFVLSNGLLSYYRTQAEMGHTCRGTINLATANIAVEDSCNFVISNGGAQTYHLKASSEVERQRWITALELAKAKAIHMQAESDDSGDEGPMVPPSSGQGGGCRNSEIQSTLRTLNSKVEDLSTCNDLIVKHGSALQRSLSELEGIRVGGDMGEKIRQVTERATLFRITSNAMINACRDFLSLAQTHSKRWQKALQTEREQRIRLEETLEQLAKQHNHLERAFRGATVLPPSFSNPTLGNKGGVSGKGDASDEDDDNEFFDAMEDPAEFITVPADPKYHRRSGSNVSGISSETGMDDQSFDELSLTSNPESPQPLDIEPVRQRRTRIPDKPNYYLNLWSIMKNCIGKELSKIPMPVNFNEPLSMLQRLSEDLEYYELLDKAAKCQSSLEQMCYVAAFTVSSYSTTVNRTGKPFNPLLGETFELDRLRECGYRSLCEQVSHHPPAAAHHATSEKGWSLRQEITLASKFRGKYFSIMPLGSIQCMFDKSKNHYSWKKVTTTVHNIIVGKLWIDQSGEIDVVNHRTGDRCHLKFVPYSYFSRDVPRKVTGVVTDKDGKAHYVLSGTWDEKMEFSRVMQSSKGENGTEGKQRTVYQTLKAKEIWRNNPLPEGAENMYYFSSLALTLNEPEEGVAPTDSRRRPDQRLMEEGRWDEANTEKQRLEEKQRTVRREREREALKAASSPEEDEAQETGTEASEVSDETDKEDSPPHTPVACAHQDNYQALWFEQIDDPISGEKMHVYKGGYWEAKEQGSWDMCPDIF; this is translated from the exons ATGTCAGAGCCGAAGCCCCCCAGTCCACCCTCTGGAGACACATACAAGGGTTGGCTCTTCAAATGGACTAACTACATAAAAGGGTACCAGAGACGCTGGTTTGTTCTGAGCAATGGACTGTTGTCTTATTATAG GACCCAGGCAGAGATGGGTCATACATGCCGTGGCACAATCAACTTGGCCACAGCCAATATTGCTGTGGAGGACTCATGCAATTTTGTCATTTCCAATGGTGGGGCACAGACCTACCACCTGAAGGCTAGCTCAGAAGTAGAGCGTCAGCGATGGATCACTGCTCTGGAGCTTGCCAAGGCGAAGGCCATCCACATGCAGGCTGAATCCg ATGACTCAGGGGATGAGGGTCCCATGGTACCCCCCAGCTCAGGGCAGGGTGGAGGCTGCCGTAACTCAGAAATCCAGTCCACACTACGTACATTAAACAGCAAGGTGGAGGACCTGAGTACTTGCAATGATCTCATTGTCAAGCATGGGTCTGCTCTCCAAAG GTCTTTATCAGAACTGGAGGGGATTCGTGTTGGAGGGGACATGGGGGAAAAGATAAGACAAGTTACAGAGAGGGCCACACTCTTCCGAATTACTTCTAATGCCATGATCAAT GCATGTAGAGACTTCCTCTCCCTGGCTCAGACACACAGTAAGCGCTGGCAGAAGGCCTTACAGACTGAAAGAGAACAGAGGATACGGCTGGAGGAGACACTGGAGCAGCTGGCCAAACAGCACAACCACTTGGAAAGAGCTTTTAGAGGCGCTACAGTTCTCCCCCCGTCATTCAGCAATCCCACCTTAGGTAACAAAG GTGGGGTTTCAGGAAAAGGTGATGCcagtgatgaggatgatgacaaTGAGTTTTTTGATGCTATGGAAGACCCAGCAGAGTTTATTACTGTCCCTGCTGACCCCAAGTATCACAG gaGATCTGGCAGCAATGTAAGTGGGATCAGCAGCGAGACTGGAATGGATGATCAGTCG TTTGACGAACTGTCTTTGACATCCAATCCGGAGTCTCCGCAGCCTCTTGACATAGAGCCAGTTAGACAAAGACGGACTCGTATCCCTGACAAGCCCAACTATTACCTCAATCTGTGGAGCATCATGAAGAACTGCATTGGAAAGGAGCTGTCAAAGATACCAATGCCT GTGAATTTCAATGAGCCCCTCTCAATGCTGCAACGTCTGTCCGAAGACCTGGAATACTATGAGCTGCTAGATAAGGCTGCTAAGTGTCAGAGCTCTCTAGAGCAGATGTGTTATGTGGCTGCTTTCACAGTCTCTTCCTACTCCACCACTGTTAACCGCACAGGAAAACCCTTCAATCCCTTGCTGGGAGAAACTTTTGAGCTTGATCGGCTGAGAGAGTGCGGCTACCGCTCCCTGTGTGAACAG GTGAGTCACcatccacctgctgcagctcaccACGCCACCTCTGAAAAGGGCTGGTCTCTGAGACAGGAAATTACTCTAGCCAGCAAGTTTAGAGGAAAATATTTCTCTATCATGCCCTTag GTTCTATCCAGTGTATGtttgacaaaagcaaaaatcacTACTCTTGGAAAAAAGTGACTACAACAGTACACAACATTATTGTGGGGAAATTATGGATTGATCAG TCAGGGGAGATAGATGTGGTGAACCACAGAACAGGAGATCGCTGCCACCTCAAGTTTGTGCCCTACAGTTATTTTTCCAGAGACGTACCAAGAAAG GTAACAGGAGTAGTAACAGATAAAGATGGAAAAGCCCATTATGTGCTGTCAGGAACTTGGGATGAGAAGATGGAGTTTTCCAGGGTAATGCAGAGTAGTAAGGGCGAGAATGGCACTGAAGGCAAACAGAGGACTGTATATCAGACCCTCAAAGCCAAAGAAATCTGGAGAAACAACCCTTTACC AGAGGGAGCAGAGAACATGTATTACTTCTCTTCACTGGCCTTGACACTCAACGAACCTGAAGAGGGAGTGGCACCAACAGACAGTCGAAGACGCCCTGATCAGCGATTAATGGAGGAAGGCCGCTGGGATGAGGCTaatacagagaaacagaggcTGGAGGAAAAACAGCGCACCGTCCGTCGAGAAAGGGAAAGGGAAGCTCTTAAAGCAGCAAGCTCACCCGAGGAAG ATGAAGCACAGGAGACTGGCACAGAAGCAAGTGAGGTTTCTGATGAAA CTGACAAAGAGGACTCTCCCCCTCATACACCTGTTGCAT GCGCCCATCAAGACAACTACCAAGCACTCTGGTTTGAGCAGATAGATGATCCCATATCCGGAGAGAAAATGCATGTCTACAAGGGCGGTTACTGGGAGGCAAAGGAGCAAGGCAGCTGGGACATGTGCCCTGATATCTTCTGA
- the LOC113128173 gene encoding oxysterol-binding protein 1-like isoform X6, with translation MSEPKPPSPPSGDTYKGWLFKWTNYIKGYQRRWFVLSNGLLSYYRTQAEMGHTCRGTINLATANIAVEDSCNFVISNGGAQTYHLKASSEVERQRWITALELAKAKAIHMQAESDDSGDEGPMVPPSSGQGGGCRNSEIQSTLRTLNSKVEDLSTCNDLIVKHGSALQRSLSELEGIRVGGDMGEKIRQVTERATLFRITSNAMINACRDFLSLAQTHSKRWQKALQTEREQRIRLEETLEQLAKQHNHLERAFRGATVLPPSFSNPTLGNKGGVSGKGDASDEDDDNEFFDAMEDPAEFITVPADPKYHRRSGSNVSGISSETGMDDQSFDELSLTSNPESPQPLDIEPVRQRRTRIPDKPNYYLNLWSIMKNCIGKELSKIPMPVNFNEPLSMLQRLSEDLEYYELLDKAAKCQSSLEQMCYVAAFTVSSYSTTVNRTGKPFNPLLGETFELDRLRECGYRSLCEQVSHHPPAAAHHATSEKGWSLRQEITLASKFRGKYFSIMPLGSIQCMFDKSKNHYSWKKVTTTVHNIIVGKLWIDQSGEIDVVNHRTGDRCHLKFVPYSYFSRDVPRKVTGVVTDKDGKAHYVLSGTWDEKMEFSRVMQSSKGENGTEGKQRTVYQTLKAKEIWRNNPLPEGAENMYYFSSLALTLNEPEEGVAPTDSRRRPDQRLMEEGRWDEANTEKQRLEEKQRTVRREREREALKAASSPEEDEAQETGTEASEVSDESAHQDNYQALWFEQIDDPISGEKMHVYKGGYWEAKEQGSWDMCPDIF, from the exons ATGTCAGAGCCGAAGCCCCCCAGTCCACCCTCTGGAGACACATACAAGGGTTGGCTCTTCAAATGGACTAACTACATAAAAGGGTACCAGAGACGCTGGTTTGTTCTGAGCAATGGACTGTTGTCTTATTATAG GACCCAGGCAGAGATGGGTCATACATGCCGTGGCACAATCAACTTGGCCACAGCCAATATTGCTGTGGAGGACTCATGCAATTTTGTCATTTCCAATGGTGGGGCACAGACCTACCACCTGAAGGCTAGCTCAGAAGTAGAGCGTCAGCGATGGATCACTGCTCTGGAGCTTGCCAAGGCGAAGGCCATCCACATGCAGGCTGAATCCg ATGACTCAGGGGATGAGGGTCCCATGGTACCCCCCAGCTCAGGGCAGGGTGGAGGCTGCCGTAACTCAGAAATCCAGTCCACACTACGTACATTAAACAGCAAGGTGGAGGACCTGAGTACTTGCAATGATCTCATTGTCAAGCATGGGTCTGCTCTCCAAAG GTCTTTATCAGAACTGGAGGGGATTCGTGTTGGAGGGGACATGGGGGAAAAGATAAGACAAGTTACAGAGAGGGCCACACTCTTCCGAATTACTTCTAATGCCATGATCAAT GCATGTAGAGACTTCCTCTCCCTGGCTCAGACACACAGTAAGCGCTGGCAGAAGGCCTTACAGACTGAAAGAGAACAGAGGATACGGCTGGAGGAGACACTGGAGCAGCTGGCCAAACAGCACAACCACTTGGAAAGAGCTTTTAGAGGCGCTACAGTTCTCCCCCCGTCATTCAGCAATCCCACCTTAGGTAACAAAG GTGGGGTTTCAGGAAAAGGTGATGCcagtgatgaggatgatgacaaTGAGTTTTTTGATGCTATGGAAGACCCAGCAGAGTTTATTACTGTCCCTGCTGACCCCAAGTATCACAG gaGATCTGGCAGCAATGTAAGTGGGATCAGCAGCGAGACTGGAATGGATGATCAGTCG TTTGACGAACTGTCTTTGACATCCAATCCGGAGTCTCCGCAGCCTCTTGACATAGAGCCAGTTAGACAAAGACGGACTCGTATCCCTGACAAGCCCAACTATTACCTCAATCTGTGGAGCATCATGAAGAACTGCATTGGAAAGGAGCTGTCAAAGATACCAATGCCT GTGAATTTCAATGAGCCCCTCTCAATGCTGCAACGTCTGTCCGAAGACCTGGAATACTATGAGCTGCTAGATAAGGCTGCTAAGTGTCAGAGCTCTCTAGAGCAGATGTGTTATGTGGCTGCTTTCACAGTCTCTTCCTACTCCACCACTGTTAACCGCACAGGAAAACCCTTCAATCCCTTGCTGGGAGAAACTTTTGAGCTTGATCGGCTGAGAGAGTGCGGCTACCGCTCCCTGTGTGAACAG GTGAGTCACcatccacctgctgcagctcaccACGCCACCTCTGAAAAGGGCTGGTCTCTGAGACAGGAAATTACTCTAGCCAGCAAGTTTAGAGGAAAATATTTCTCTATCATGCCCTTag GTTCTATCCAGTGTATGtttgacaaaagcaaaaatcacTACTCTTGGAAAAAAGTGACTACAACAGTACACAACATTATTGTGGGGAAATTATGGATTGATCAG TCAGGGGAGATAGATGTGGTGAACCACAGAACAGGAGATCGCTGCCACCTCAAGTTTGTGCCCTACAGTTATTTTTCCAGAGACGTACCAAGAAAG GTAACAGGAGTAGTAACAGATAAAGATGGAAAAGCCCATTATGTGCTGTCAGGAACTTGGGATGAGAAGATGGAGTTTTCCAGGGTAATGCAGAGTAGTAAGGGCGAGAATGGCACTGAAGGCAAACAGAGGACTGTATATCAGACCCTCAAAGCCAAAGAAATCTGGAGAAACAACCCTTTACC AGAGGGAGCAGAGAACATGTATTACTTCTCTTCACTGGCCTTGACACTCAACGAACCTGAAGAGGGAGTGGCACCAACAGACAGTCGAAGACGCCCTGATCAGCGATTAATGGAGGAAGGCCGCTGGGATGAGGCTaatacagagaaacagaggcTGGAGGAAAAACAGCGCACCGTCCGTCGAGAAAGGGAAAGGGAAGCTCTTAAAGCAGCAAGCTCACCCGAGGAAG ATGAAGCACAGGAGACTGGCACAGAAGCAAGTGAGGTTTCTGATGAAA GCGCCCATCAAGACAACTACCAAGCACTCTGGTTTGAGCAGATAGATGATCCCATATCCGGAGAGAAAATGCATGTCTACAAGGGCGGTTACTGGGAGGCAAAGGAGCAAGGCAGCTGGGACATGTGCCCTGATATCTTCTGA